A stretch of DNA from Cannabis sativa cultivar Pink pepper isolate KNU-18-1 chromosome X, ASM2916894v1, whole genome shotgun sequence:
aaatattacaatgaggcggtccgcagtgcaaagcggaaggaaTTTGTTGAGTTGGTACAAGGTGAGGGTATGTCAGTGACTGAATATACAATcaagtttgatcgcttggcCAAGTTAGCCTCCGGAATAGTACCAACAGACtttagcaagaaagaaaagtatttggctgggctgaatgccaagatcaggcatgacctggttATTACAACGAATGATACCACAACTTACGCAGAAATGGTTGATAAGGCTCTTCGAGCTGAAGGAGCAGTTAAATATTTGCAAGAAACCCGAGAGTCTGCTGGTGTTGGTGGGGTCACTATTCTCCCTATGTCTGGTCCTGAAAAAGAGAGTGGGGGTTCTACCTTTGAACAGAAGAAAAGAACTTTTCCATCTTCGGGAAGTTCAGGGCAAGGTAAAAGGTTTCGAGGAAACCAGAACAGAGGAGGACGTCAGACTTATtcctatcctgagtgcccgcgtTGCAAGAAGCATCACCCCGGAACTTGTAACCGAAGAGCCTGCTTTCAGTGTGGTTCAGTGGGACATCTCAGGAAGGACTGTCCTCAgttgaagaaagaggaaccGAAGCCTGAGGTCAAACTTGTGCCTGCACCTGCTCGTGTATTTgctataactcaggcagatgctgctgc
This window harbors:
- the LOC133032196 gene encoding uncharacterized protein LOC133032196, with translation MEPLYERFRKQAPPVFLGGPDVLKAEQWLTVIERILNFMGVIGNDRVACATFQFQEDALISWEMVSLTRDVTRMTWEEFQELFNAKYYNEAVRSAKRKEFVELVQGEEMVDKALRAEGAVKYLQETRESAGVGGVTILPMSGPEKESGGSTFEQKKRTFPSSGSSGQGKRFRGNQNRGGRQTYSYPECPRCKKHHPGTCNRRACFQCGSVGHLRKDCPQLKKEEPKPEVKLVPAPARVFAITQGS